One Carassius auratus strain Wakin chromosome 16, ASM336829v1, whole genome shotgun sequence genomic window carries:
- the znf687a gene encoding zinc finger protein 687a isoform X1, which produces MGMGDMKTPDFDDLLAAFDIPDIDAKEAIQSDTDGNQNERSGVVGKERSGSPCLRPPESPEPVPLAPQNDPSVVSVIVKNSVHSDDKTEGNVTEGDISGADASHESPQQGPSEDSLVPPDPFIINRLKTVSVGATEPSTPPSLIRMQPNGQLWSLSAPSVSTDDNQDGTSSKHPSSTFSKAQSLPLPDPPILSSHLISSDFPARVDCEEAPPLNGALRAGVRRHLSEDEESEPDLGSPALVIQESPDSQRCSAPKVPRLKRSPSSMFQPPSPSSPSLPVSNTQIEEPSVQNPTLLQSGVNPTSLTSTSDLPAEEKDVEHIIEERDSPESPEPEIPQPRLSNQQEANEPEQKVRKEGAAQNQVIDMSISVQENSGLQLKTEAGGGVETRGKSTKTSLVESPSGDVTNSGKTSSKPLKVRIKTVKTSAGNISRTVSKVAPKGGTSKGLGGSKVQAGAHRIQKSGDAPQRRAQGSKLSMLPVSTLQDASTAMLFAASKAQNQMATSLSTTAVKITRTSTLPSITSSPMPGVRSLGQKTMNGNPGTAKPASIVNNSGAVISRSQSSLVEAFNKILNSKNPLPSYHPDLSIPPPPEWGLRVPSTGYRCLECGDAFALERSLARHYDRRSMRIEVTCNHCSKRLAFFNKCSLLLHAREHKEKGLVMQCSHLIMSPVSVEQMIGQQDTVPIGVLSPAASTLSAIKESGVHLSQSSDNSCPECWSPFKGKAEIMAHFQEVEPGGTETCCMQCSPPMPLWNSCSAAAHRRLHQQLPPLVCPECGVTCQSHELITHLNQTCLHYSRRLGYRCACCHLVFGGANSLNAVKTHMQTAHCEVFHKCPSCPMAFKSSSSAEGHCVSQHPELPETERQSKEIYKCVMCRTVFTQKALLSVHIDTHLAKQKMHVFKCPDCNKLFTQRGSLLEHVKDSHRDSSVYDTSAQNNLVKMESSDGEQEGQDEDEDRGRGAREDGNSAVQRWSCSQCQTHYTDKENYITHMSEQHGKELKKFPCTLCEGSFSSSSSLRRHIRVKHKGIKRAFYCQLCKGGKRSFSSKLILEKHIQAQHGGDRGAATKSQSQAVPGITDAADSSSEHDGGPGTLGGASVEAESQLAESSLTRPGRGTAAEEQEATGFRCMPCGFTTEHREEFLQHIVCHRDGGSSFQCQQCGACFASSSSLSRHLFISHRVRDSPSERKHASPVTGSNSVTSDSAVAAGSPGSPSSVGGAQAEDGEGKHTCKVCGRYFSKPADLNTHFRTHGMAFITAYKTDKPA; this is translated from the exons ATGGGAATGGGGGACATGAAGACACCAGATTTTGATGACCTGCTGGCAGCATTTGACATTCCAGACATTGACGCCAAAGAAGCAATTCAGTCTGACACTGATGGCAATCAAAATGAGCGCAGTGGTGTTGTTGGAAAGGAGAGAAGTGGAAGTCCATGCCTAAGACCTCCAGAAAGCCCTGAGCCTGTTCCTTTAGCTCCTCAAAATGACCCCTCCGTGGTCAGTGTGATTGTAAAAAACAGTGTACATTCTgatgacaaaactgaagggaatgTAACTGAAGGGGACATTTCTGGTGCTGATGCCTCACATGAGTCTCCCCAGCAAGGTCCCAGCGAAGATAGCCTGGTGCCACCAGATCCGTTCATCATTAATCGACTCAAAACTGTCTCTGTTGGGGCTACAGAACCCTCTACGCCACCATCTCTAATCCGGATGCAGCCCAATGGGCAGCTTTGGTCTCTCTCTGCTCCTAGTGTTTCTACTGATGACAACCAAGATGGCACTTCTTCTAAACACCCTTCTAGCACTTTCTCCAAAGCTCAGTCTTTACCCCTGCCTGACCCTCCCATCTTATCTTCACATTTAATTAGTTCAGACTTTCCTGCAAGAGTTGATTGTGAGGAAGCACCACCATTAAATGGCGCTTTGAGGGCAGGAGTCCGTCGACACTTATCTGAAGATGAAGAATCTGAACCAGACCTCGGTAGCCCTGCGCTTGTCATACAAGAAAGCCCGGATTCCCAACGGTGCTCTGCTCCCAAGGTACCACGCCTGAAGCGGTCTCCTTCAAGCATGTTTCAACCACCATCTCCCTCATCCCCTTCCTTACCAGTTAGTAACACTCAAATTGAAGAGCCATCTGTCCAGAATCCAACACTTCTACAAAGCGGCGTCAACCCAACATCTTTGACCTCCACAAGCGACCTGCCAGCTGAAGAAAAAGATGTGGAGCACATAATCGAGGAGAGAGATTCTCCTGAAAGCCCTGAGCCAGAAATCCCTCAACCTCGGCTGTCAAATCAACAAGAAGCCAATGAGCCAGAACAGAAGGTCAGAAAAGAAGGAGCTGCTCAAAATCAAGTTATTGACATGAGCATAAGTGTGCAGGAGAATAGTGGTCTCCAACTAAAAACAGAGGCTGGTGGAGGTGTGGAGACACGAGGGAAATCCACCAAGACTAGTTTGGTAGAGTCCCCCTCTGGAGATGTCACAAACTCCGGCAAAACCTCCTCCAAGCCTCTCAAAGTCAGAATCAAGACTGTCAAAACGTCTGCTGGAAACATATCACGTACTGTATCTAAAGTGGCTCCCAAAGGAGGGACCTCCAAGGGTCTTGGTGGCTCTAAAGTTCAAGCAGGGGCCCATAGGATTCAGAAGTCTGGTGATGCTCCTCAAAGACGAGCTCAGGGTTCAAAGCTGTCGATGTTGCCAGTGTCCACCCTTCAGGATGCCAGCACAGCTATGTTGTTTGCAGCCAGCAAGGCACAGAATCAGATGGCCACCAGTCTTTCCACCACTGCAGTCAAGATCACCAGAACATCAACCCTCCCATCCATCACCTCTTCGCCAATGCCCGGGGTTCGCAGTTTGGGGCAGAAAACGATGAACGGGAATCCTGGGACTGCCAAACCAGCCTCCATTGTGAACAACTCGGGAGCTGTTATCTCACGCAGCCAGTCTAGCCTCGTTGAGGCCTTCAACAAAATCCTAAACAGTAAGAATCCACTGCCAAGTTATCATCCAGACCTCTCCATCCCGCCTCCACCAGAATGGGGTCTTCGAGTGCCCTCAACGGGATACCGTTGCCTTGAATGCGGTGATGCATTCGCTCTGGAGCGCAGTCTGGCGAGGCACTACGATCGGCGCTCTATGAGGATCGAGGTGACCTGTAACCACTGCTCCAAACGTCTGGCTTTCTTTAACAAGTGCAGCCTGCTGCTCCACGCACGAGAGCACAAGGAGAAGGGGCTGGTTATGCAGTGCTCACACCTCATCATGAGTCCTGTCAGTGTGGAGCAGATGATTGGCCAGCAGGATACCGTGCCTATAG GTGTGCTTTCTCCAGCTGCCTCCACTCTGTCTGCCATTAAAGAAAGTGGGGTCCATCTGTCACAATCTTCTGATAACAG CTGTCCAGAGTGTTGGAGTCCATTCAAAGGGAAGGCAGAAATAATGGCACACTTTCAAGAGGTGGAGCCTGGTGGCACCGAAACG TGTTGTATGCAGTGTTCTCCTCCGATGCCGCTGTGGAACTCATGTAGTGCTGCGGCTCACCGGCGGTTACATCAGCAGCTCCCTCCGCTGGTTTGCCCTGAATGCGGTGTCACCTGTCAGTCTCATGAACTCATCACTCATCTGAATCAAACCTGCCTCCACTACTCACGGCGCCTTGGATATAG ATGTGCTTGTTGTCATTTGGTGTTTGGTGGAGCGAATAGTTTGAATGCTGTAAAGACTCACATGCAGACGGCTCACTGTGAGGTCTTCCATAAATGCCCCTCCTGCCCCATGGCTTTTAAATCTTCCTCTAGTGCTGAGGGCCACTGCGTCTCCCAGCATCCCGAACTCCCTGAGACAGAAAGGCAGTCCAA GGAGATCTATAAATGTGTGATGTGTCGGACTGTTTTTACACAAAAAGCATTGCTCAGTGTCCATATCGACACTCACTTAGCCAAGCAGAAGATGCACGTTTTTAAATGTCCCGACTGTAACAAGCTGTTCACTCAGAGGGGTTCCCTTCTTGAGCATGTTAAG GACTCTCACAGGGACTCTAGCGTTTATGACACATCAGCACAGAACAACTTGGTAAAGATGGAGAGCTCTGACGGGGAGCAGGAGGGACAGGATGAAGACGAGGACAGAGGAAGAGGGGCGAGAGAGGATGGGAACTCTGCTGTCCAGAGATGGAGCTGCTCACAGTGTCAGACGCACTACACAGACAAAGAGAACTACATCACACACATGTCTGAGCAGCATGGCAAG GAACTGAAGAAGTTTCCATGTACTCTTTGTGAAGGGTCCTTCTCTTCATCATCAAGTTTAAGACGCCACATCCGTGTCAAACACAAAGGCATCAAAAGAGCGTTTTATTGCCA ACTCTGTAAAGGTGGGAAGAGGAGTTTCAGCAGTAAGCTGATTCTTGAGAAACATATTCAGGCTCAGCATGGAGGAGACAGAGGAGCAGCCACAAAGAGTCAGAGTCAG GCAGTTCCTGGTATCACAGATGCAGCTGACAGCTCGTCTGAGCATGATGGTGGTCCTGGAACTTTGGGCGGGGCCTCCGTTGAAGCAGAAAGCCAATTGGCTGAGAGCAGCCTGACCAGGCCTGGCAGAGGAACTGCAGCTGAGGAGCAGGAAGCCACAGGATTCCGCTGCATGCCGTGTGGCTTTACCACAGAGCACAGGGAAGAGTTTCTCCAGCACATTGTTTGTCACCGTGACGGGGGCAGCAGCTTTCAGTGTCAGCAGTGCGGTGCGTGTTTCGCATCCTCCTCCTCTCTCAGCAGACATCTCTTCATCAGCCATCGAGTGCGTGATTCCCCCTCCGAGCGCAAACACGCGTCTCCTGTCACTGGTTCAAATTCTGTGACCTCTGACTCGGCAGTTGCAGCAGGGTCCCCAGGCTCACCCTCGAGTGTAGGGGGGGCACAGGCGGAGGATGGGGAAGGTAAGCACACCTGTAAGGTGTGTGGACGTTACTTTAGCAAACCTGCTGATCTTAATACACACTTCAGAACTCACGGCATGGCCTTCATCACCGCGTACAAAACAGACAAACCAGCGTAG
- the otoa gene encoding otoancorin — protein MGLYREVLILSCLAQWATVMSQGMMEMPFNQSIGFPRLPANFRQMAKELMSTCFKKGHQVPVMNNSLNSSYGQMMESPISIFPELLSSLPQSSPSHSKPQFNGTAEGQDSVWNIAEKMRNCTHMGHMIDLMRNSTEGPGCFMRAFMAPLSWMTIMQNGTDLNKEDLTKLLWAAKPFLETMPPLNFVLPAFSQRSHLAEMMTVLGEVFSVLSEEQRKAVIGWMKERVALNEYKCLLKAPALNIQPPGSMGKIIQNGPLVTAAMPVMNVPGAQGIQRPMMNASTGVHICPPRMSWLNATVLTMMGPFLSRLSLEEAKTIPKEELCEFFRTSDFSPSFQNVNGIQPALGRTLFQRLKQECSSSENITQNLDRLGSLACFFDGAQSLNLNLSRKLLSQIEACNNPEVDKVKRQLVQIILEKDSSSSSPEILQSLGSAVSALPLSRLSRFSSEDLNNTLTSLSEASWSPAQAKTLAKKLLEAAKNISGEKLLSLGTMVRGVASSLLKNVKAEGLLGNKALNTMSEKMSSLQRTALLEAFRRDVNASELVKGLPDSLLSSLSLSTLEKADLSSVDQLQGRGWTRAQSAFLLKKILGNKINLGALRKLGQAVQGVTCEMIEKINRTDALEMAQTLNKSCAWLSRVQIRCTAQKLFASLEEQRPGYFNDIKNSELQAIPAVLLIHLPVEKIQNLSDAVCPAFMEKMNQVNLSSLPNSSPARSALTKRAISCLKRNASDLSAAEVLTLGSLVCELDPAWISSLNPTALNSTLQALASCQYIQQQHREHLFRLLTTTYGDTTLWSEEDMRVLGPLLLLNDTAIEKLPPKSWVKSYLSDLMDSLPSQPVVPPPKEFRSWFDLSALRRKLFDLKTSSTLQNRRKREVISTVVSTVIDPMLTYIEDLKQGNVYWTPAEFSKMTVQTFKDVVPTLGEIINYSTEQLAALRAKTLEAWGSVSVLNESQIAVLGCICQSFSAEELGNLSIASLDTLETMTTCSFTQTQRTAVWQAFERVAGINVSRLGQLEMVGLGQFLCGLQPGQIDQLNPVSFSESVEVVGRAPCPLNIRERLKEKAVTVFGKSNTWTEAQVSIMGNIIAGLSAVELGSLNSTVLPFIQPSAIPLISSDRLTALSVSQLKALGPDNAAAVTEAQRSGLRVDQKAALDEAVGLKTARAEVPIGNSTGISNPGSGGSVTLPLKGGAAVESMAGCVLLMQAIALLLFGYIL, from the exons ATGGGGTTGTATAGAGAGGTTTTGATCCTCTCATGTCTAGCCCAGTGGGCTACAG TAATGTCCCAGGGTATGATGGAGATGCCCTTCAACCAGTCAATAGGATTTCCCAGACTACCTGCAAACTTCAGGCAAATGGCCAAGGAACTG ATGAGCACATGCTTCAAGAAAG GTCACCAGGTGCCTGTAATGAACAATTCACTGAACAG CTCATATGGACAGATGATGGAGAGCCCCATCTCTATTTTTCCAGAgcttctctcctctcttcctcagtCTTCCCCCTCTCACTCCAAACCACAGTTCAATGGAACAGCAGAAGGGCAGGACTCAGTCTGG AACATTGCTGAGAAGATGCGGAACTGCACCCACATGGGCCATATGATTGATCTCATGAGGAATAGCACG GAAGGTCCTGGTTGTTTCATGCGGGCATTCATGGCTCCTCTTTCCTGGATGACAATCATGCAGAATGGAACAGACCTCAATAAAGAAGATctaacaaagcttttatgggcgGCTAAACCCTTCTTAGAAACAATGCCTCCGTTGAACTTTGTGTTGCCGGCATTTTCACAACGTTCTCACCTGGCTGAAAT GATGACGGTGCTTGGTGAGGTGTTCAGTGTTCTGTCCGAGGAACAGAGGAAGGCAGTTATAGGGTGGATGAAAGAGAGAGTTGCACTGAATGAATATAAATGCCTTCTGAAAGCACCAGCCCTTAACATCCAGCCTCCTGGATCAATGGGAAAAATCATTC AAAATGGCCCATTAGTCACAGCAGCGATGCCTGTGATGAATGTACCAGGAGCTCAAGGGATTCAACGTCCAATGATGAATG CTTCGACAGGGGTCCATATATGTCCTCCAAGAATGTCCTGGCTGAACGCCACTGTGTTGACAATGATGGGGCCTTTTCTATCTCGACTATCTTTAGAAGAAGCAAAGACCATCCCTAAAGAAGAG CTATGTGAGTTTTTCAGGACTTCAGATTTCTCTCCgtcatttcaaaatgttaatgGAATCCAGCCTGCCCTTGGCCGAACACTTTTTCAACGCTTGAAACAAGAGTGCTCCAGCAGTGAAAATATCACTCAAAACCTGGACAG GCTGGGCTCTCTGGCTTGTTTCTTCGATGGTGCACAATCTCTGAATCTGAATCTTAGTAGAAAACTGCTGTCTCAGATTGAAGCCTGTAACAACCCTGAAGTAGACAAG GTGAAAAGACAGCTAGTCCAGATCATTCTGGAGAAAGATAGCAGTTCCTCCTCTCCTGAGATTCTGCAGTCTCTGGGATCCGCCGTGTCTGCCCTTCCTCTTTCCCGGCTGTCCCGCTTCTCCTCTGAGGACCTGAACAACACCCTCACCAGCTTGAGTGAGGCCAGTTGGAGCCCCGCTCAAGCTAAGACTCTGGCAAAGAAACTGCTGGAAGCTGCCAAG AATATAAGCGGTGAGAAGTTGTTGTCTCTGGGTACGATGGTGAGAGGGGTGGCCAGTTCCCTCCTCAAGAATGTGAAGGCAGAAGGGCTGCTGGGAAATAAAGCCCTGAACACTATGAGCGAGAAGATGTCCTCCCTACAAAGAACAGCACTACTGGAAGCG TTCCGTCGTGATGTAAATGCATCTGAACTGGTGAAGGGGTTGCCAgattctctcctctcttctctgtctctgtccACGCTGGAGAAGGCAGACCTCAGCTCTGTGGATCAGCTGCAGGGACGCGGCTGGACTCGTGCTCAG TCGGCTTTCCTTCTGAAGAAGATTTTGGGTAACAAGATTAACCTTGGTGCATTACG GAAGCTGGGTCAGGCTGTACAGGGTGTCACTTGTGAAATGATTGAAAAAATCAATCGAACTGATGCTTTGGAAATGGCACAGACACTTAACAAGTCCTGTGCATGGCTCTCCAGGGTTCAG ATTCGCTGTACTGCTCAAAAACTCTTTGCAAGTCTGGAGGAGCAGAGACCAGGATATTTCAACGACATTAAAAACTCTGAGCTCCAGGCCATCCCTGCTGTGCTGCTCATCCATCTACC AGTGGAGAAGATTCAGAACTTGTCTGATGCTGTGTGTCCCGCTTTCATGGAGAAGATGAATCAAGTCAACCTGTCCTCTCTACCAAACAGCTCTCCAGCACGCAGTGCACTTACCAAAAGAGCCATCAGCTGCCTG AAGAGGAACGCGTCTGATCTGTCTGCGGCAGAGGTTTTGACTCTAGGCTCTCTGGTGTGTGAGTTAGACCCAGCCTGGATTTCCTCTCTGAACCCCACGGCTCTGAACTCCACCCTGCAGGCTCTCGCCTCCTGTCAGTATATCCAGCAACAGCACAGAGAGCACCTGTTCAGACTGCTTACGACCACCTATGG GGACACTACTTTATGGTCAGAGGAAGATATGAGGGTGCTCGGGCCACTTTTGTTACTTAATGACACTGCCATTGAAAAGCTGCCACCCAAA AGCTGGGTAAAGTCATATCTGTCAGACCTGATGGACAGTTTGCCCAGTCAGCCTGTGGTTCCTCCTCCAAAGGAGTTCCGCTCTTGGTTTGACCTCTCTGCACTTCGTCGCAAACTGTTTGACCTCAAAACGAGTAGCACACTACAAAACCGCAGGAAGCGTGAAG TTATTAGCACAGTGGTGTCCACTGTAATAGACCCCATGCTCACATATATTGAGGACCTCAAACAGGGGAATGTATACTGGACTCCCGCCGAATTCAGTAAAATGACTGTGCAGACTTTCAAAGATGTTGTGCCAACATTAGGAGAGATAATAAACTATAGCACAGAACAACTGGCAGCACTCAGAGCAAAAACActggag GCATGGGGGAGTGTGTCCGTGTTGAATGAGTCTCAGATTGCTGTTCTGGGCTGCATCTGCCAGAGCTTCAGTGCTGAAGAGCTGGGCAACCTCAGCATTGCCTCACTGGACACTTTGGAGACAATGACCACCTGCAGCTTTACCCAGACACAg AGGACAGCGGTCTGGCAGGCCTTTGAAAGAGTGGCTGGAATCAACGTGTCTAGATTAGGACAGCTGGAGATGGTGGGTCTGGGACAGTTTCTCTGTGGTCTACAGCCTGGCCAGATCGATCAGCTCAATCCCGTCAGCTTCAG TGAGTCAGTAGAGGTGGTGGGCCGTGCTCCTTGTCCTCTGAACATTAGAGAGCGTCTGAAGGAGAAGGCAGTGACTGTGTTTGGAAAATCCAACACCTGGACTGAAGCTCAAGTCAGCATTATGGGCAACATTATTG CTGGTTTAAGTGCTGTCGAGCTGGGAAGTCTAAATTCAACCGTCCTGCCATTCATTCAGCCATCCGCCATCCCTCTCATATCCTCAGATCGCTTAACT GCACTGTCGGTCAGCCAGTTGAAGGCTTTGGGTCCTGACAATGCTGCCGCAGTAACAGAGGCTCAGCGTTCAGGGCTGAGGGTCGATCAAAAGGCTGCACTGGATGAAGCTGTGGGACTGAAAACTGCACGTGCTGAAGTGCCCATTGGAAACTCCACTGGAATCTCCAATCCAGGCTCTGGGGGATCAGTCACACTGCCACTAAAAGGAG GTGCGGCTGTAGAGAGCATGGCAGGATGTGTCCTCCTCATGCAGGCCATTGCGCTGCTGTTGTTTGGATACATTCTCTAA
- the znf687a gene encoding zinc finger protein 687a isoform X2, with product MGMGDMKTPDFDDLLAAFDIPDIDAKEAIQSDTDGNQNERSGVVGKERSGSPCLRPPESPEPVPLAPQNDPSVVSVIVKNSVHSDDKTEGNVTEGDISGADASHESPQQGPSEDSLVPPDPFIINRLKTVSVGATEPSTPPSLIRMQPNGQLWSLSAPSVSTDDNQDGTSSKHPSSTFSKAQSLPLPDPPILSSHLISSDFPARVDCEEAPPLNGALRAGVRRHLSEDEESEPDLGSPALVIQESPDSQRCSAPKVPRLKRSPSSMFQPPSPSSPSLPVSNTQIEEPSVQNPTLLQSGVNPTSLTSTSDLPAEEKDVEHIIEERDSPESPEPEIPQPRLSNQQEANEPEQKVRKEGAAQNQVIDMSISVQENSGLQLKTEAGGGVETRGKSTKTSLVESPSGDVTNSGKTSSKPLKVRIKTVKTSAGNISRTVSKVAPKGGTSKGLGGSKVQAGAHRIQKSGDAPQRRAQGSKLSMLPVSTLQDASTAMLFAASKAQNQMATSLSTTAVKITRTSTLPSITSSPMPGVRSLGQKTMNGNPGTAKPASIVNNSGAVISRSQSSLVEAFNKILNSKNPLPSYHPDLSIPPPPEWGLRVPSTGYRCLECGDAFALERSLARHYDRRSMRIEVTCNHCSKRLAFFNKCSLLLHAREHKEKGLVMQCSHLIMSPVSVEQMIGQQDTVPIGVLSPAASTLSAIKESGVHLSQSSDNSCPECWSPFKGKAEIMAHFQEVEPGGTETCCMQCSPPMPLWNSCSAAAHRRLHQQLPPLVCPECGVTCQSHELITHLNQTCLHYSRRLGYRCACCHLVFGGANSLNAVKTHMQTAHCEVFHKCPSCPMAFKSSSSAEGHCVSQHPELPETERQSKEIYKCVMCRTVFTQKALLSVHIDTHLAKQKMHVFKCPDCNKLFTQRGSLLEHVKDSHRDSSVYDTSAQNNLVKMESSDGEQEGQDEDEDRGRGAREDGNSAVQRWSCSQCQTHYTDKENYITHMSEQHGKELKKFPCTLCEGSFSSSSSLRRHIRVKHKGIKRAFYCQLCKGGKRSFSTQHGGDRGAATKSQSQAVPGITDAADSSSEHDGGPGTLGGASVEAESQLAESSLTRPGRGTAAEEQEATGFRCMPCGFTTEHREEFLQHIVCHRDGGSSFQCQQCGACFASSSSLSRHLFISHRVRDSPSERKHASPVTGSNSVTSDSAVAAGSPGSPSSVGGAQAEDGEGKHTCKVCGRYFSKPADLNTHFRTHGMAFITAYKTDKPA from the exons ATGGGAATGGGGGACATGAAGACACCAGATTTTGATGACCTGCTGGCAGCATTTGACATTCCAGACATTGACGCCAAAGAAGCAATTCAGTCTGACACTGATGGCAATCAAAATGAGCGCAGTGGTGTTGTTGGAAAGGAGAGAAGTGGAAGTCCATGCCTAAGACCTCCAGAAAGCCCTGAGCCTGTTCCTTTAGCTCCTCAAAATGACCCCTCCGTGGTCAGTGTGATTGTAAAAAACAGTGTACATTCTgatgacaaaactgaagggaatgTAACTGAAGGGGACATTTCTGGTGCTGATGCCTCACATGAGTCTCCCCAGCAAGGTCCCAGCGAAGATAGCCTGGTGCCACCAGATCCGTTCATCATTAATCGACTCAAAACTGTCTCTGTTGGGGCTACAGAACCCTCTACGCCACCATCTCTAATCCGGATGCAGCCCAATGGGCAGCTTTGGTCTCTCTCTGCTCCTAGTGTTTCTACTGATGACAACCAAGATGGCACTTCTTCTAAACACCCTTCTAGCACTTTCTCCAAAGCTCAGTCTTTACCCCTGCCTGACCCTCCCATCTTATCTTCACATTTAATTAGTTCAGACTTTCCTGCAAGAGTTGATTGTGAGGAAGCACCACCATTAAATGGCGCTTTGAGGGCAGGAGTCCGTCGACACTTATCTGAAGATGAAGAATCTGAACCAGACCTCGGTAGCCCTGCGCTTGTCATACAAGAAAGCCCGGATTCCCAACGGTGCTCTGCTCCCAAGGTACCACGCCTGAAGCGGTCTCCTTCAAGCATGTTTCAACCACCATCTCCCTCATCCCCTTCCTTACCAGTTAGTAACACTCAAATTGAAGAGCCATCTGTCCAGAATCCAACACTTCTACAAAGCGGCGTCAACCCAACATCTTTGACCTCCACAAGCGACCTGCCAGCTGAAGAAAAAGATGTGGAGCACATAATCGAGGAGAGAGATTCTCCTGAAAGCCCTGAGCCAGAAATCCCTCAACCTCGGCTGTCAAATCAACAAGAAGCCAATGAGCCAGAACAGAAGGTCAGAAAAGAAGGAGCTGCTCAAAATCAAGTTATTGACATGAGCATAAGTGTGCAGGAGAATAGTGGTCTCCAACTAAAAACAGAGGCTGGTGGAGGTGTGGAGACACGAGGGAAATCCACCAAGACTAGTTTGGTAGAGTCCCCCTCTGGAGATGTCACAAACTCCGGCAAAACCTCCTCCAAGCCTCTCAAAGTCAGAATCAAGACTGTCAAAACGTCTGCTGGAAACATATCACGTACTGTATCTAAAGTGGCTCCCAAAGGAGGGACCTCCAAGGGTCTTGGTGGCTCTAAAGTTCAAGCAGGGGCCCATAGGATTCAGAAGTCTGGTGATGCTCCTCAAAGACGAGCTCAGGGTTCAAAGCTGTCGATGTTGCCAGTGTCCACCCTTCAGGATGCCAGCACAGCTATGTTGTTTGCAGCCAGCAAGGCACAGAATCAGATGGCCACCAGTCTTTCCACCACTGCAGTCAAGATCACCAGAACATCAACCCTCCCATCCATCACCTCTTCGCCAATGCCCGGGGTTCGCAGTTTGGGGCAGAAAACGATGAACGGGAATCCTGGGACTGCCAAACCAGCCTCCATTGTGAACAACTCGGGAGCTGTTATCTCACGCAGCCAGTCTAGCCTCGTTGAGGCCTTCAACAAAATCCTAAACAGTAAGAATCCACTGCCAAGTTATCATCCAGACCTCTCCATCCCGCCTCCACCAGAATGGGGTCTTCGAGTGCCCTCAACGGGATACCGTTGCCTTGAATGCGGTGATGCATTCGCTCTGGAGCGCAGTCTGGCGAGGCACTACGATCGGCGCTCTATGAGGATCGAGGTGACCTGTAACCACTGCTCCAAACGTCTGGCTTTCTTTAACAAGTGCAGCCTGCTGCTCCACGCACGAGAGCACAAGGAGAAGGGGCTGGTTATGCAGTGCTCACACCTCATCATGAGTCCTGTCAGTGTGGAGCAGATGATTGGCCAGCAGGATACCGTGCCTATAG GTGTGCTTTCTCCAGCTGCCTCCACTCTGTCTGCCATTAAAGAAAGTGGGGTCCATCTGTCACAATCTTCTGATAACAG CTGTCCAGAGTGTTGGAGTCCATTCAAAGGGAAGGCAGAAATAATGGCACACTTTCAAGAGGTGGAGCCTGGTGGCACCGAAACG TGTTGTATGCAGTGTTCTCCTCCGATGCCGCTGTGGAACTCATGTAGTGCTGCGGCTCACCGGCGGTTACATCAGCAGCTCCCTCCGCTGGTTTGCCCTGAATGCGGTGTCACCTGTCAGTCTCATGAACTCATCACTCATCTGAATCAAACCTGCCTCCACTACTCACGGCGCCTTGGATATAG ATGTGCTTGTTGTCATTTGGTGTTTGGTGGAGCGAATAGTTTGAATGCTGTAAAGACTCACATGCAGACGGCTCACTGTGAGGTCTTCCATAAATGCCCCTCCTGCCCCATGGCTTTTAAATCTTCCTCTAGTGCTGAGGGCCACTGCGTCTCCCAGCATCCCGAACTCCCTGAGACAGAAAGGCAGTCCAA GGAGATCTATAAATGTGTGATGTGTCGGACTGTTTTTACACAAAAAGCATTGCTCAGTGTCCATATCGACACTCACTTAGCCAAGCAGAAGATGCACGTTTTTAAATGTCCCGACTGTAACAAGCTGTTCACTCAGAGGGGTTCCCTTCTTGAGCATGTTAAG GACTCTCACAGGGACTCTAGCGTTTATGACACATCAGCACAGAACAACTTGGTAAAGATGGAGAGCTCTGACGGGGAGCAGGAGGGACAGGATGAAGACGAGGACAGAGGAAGAGGGGCGAGAGAGGATGGGAACTCTGCTGTCCAGAGATGGAGCTGCTCACAGTGTCAGACGCACTACACAGACAAAGAGAACTACATCACACACATGTCTGAGCAGCATGGCAAG GAACTGAAGAAGTTTCCATGTACTCTTTGTGAAGGGTCCTTCTCTTCATCATCAAGTTTAAGACGCCACATCCGTGTCAAACACAAAGGCATCAAAAGAGCGTTTTATTGCCA ACTCTGTAAAGGTGGGAAGAGGAGTTTCAGCA CTCAGCATGGAGGAGACAGAGGAGCAGCCACAAAGAGTCAGAGTCAG GCAGTTCCTGGTATCACAGATGCAGCTGACAGCTCGTCTGAGCATGATGGTGGTCCTGGAACTTTGGGCGGGGCCTCCGTTGAAGCAGAAAGCCAATTGGCTGAGAGCAGCCTGACCAGGCCTGGCAGAGGAACTGCAGCTGAGGAGCAGGAAGCCACAGGATTCCGCTGCATGCCGTGTGGCTTTACCACAGAGCACAGGGAAGAGTTTCTCCAGCACATTGTTTGTCACCGTGACGGGGGCAGCAGCTTTCAGTGTCAGCAGTGCGGTGCGTGTTTCGCATCCTCCTCCTCTCTCAGCAGACATCTCTTCATCAGCCATCGAGTGCGTGATTCCCCCTCCGAGCGCAAACACGCGTCTCCTGTCACTGGTTCAAATTCTGTGACCTCTGACTCGGCAGTTGCAGCAGGGTCCCCAGGCTCACCCTCGAGTGTAGGGGGGGCACAGGCGGAGGATGGGGAAGGTAAGCACACCTGTAAGGTGTGTGGACGTTACTTTAGCAAACCTGCTGATCTTAATACACACTTCAGAACTCACGGCATGGCCTTCATCACCGCGTACAAAACAGACAAACCAGCGTAG